In Halomarina salina, one DNA window encodes the following:
- a CDS encoding translation initiation factor IF-2 subunit beta produces the protein MDYESSLDRAMENVPDIDSSGQRLSVPDAEAQKDGAFTRLTNLEDIADTLSRESDHLHRFVQRELGTNGKLEEGVGRYNGSFSGSDFDAAVESYVETYVICGECGLPDTRLVTEDRTPMLRCDACGAFRPVSKQRRSNQQQQQRDAIEEGNTYTLEITSTGRKGDGVAERGEYTVFVPGAQEGDVVEAYIDNVSGSLAFARLESKHD, from the coding sequence ATGGACTACGAATCATCACTCGACCGGGCGATGGAGAACGTCCCGGACATCGACTCCAGCGGCCAGCGCCTCTCCGTCCCCGACGCCGAAGCACAGAAGGACGGTGCGTTCACGCGATTGACGAACCTGGAGGACATCGCCGACACCCTCTCCCGCGAGAGCGACCACCTCCACCGGTTCGTCCAGCGCGAACTCGGGACCAACGGGAAACTGGAGGAGGGCGTCGGCCGCTACAACGGGTCGTTCAGCGGGTCGGACTTCGACGCCGCCGTCGAGTCGTACGTCGAGACGTACGTCATCTGTGGCGAGTGTGGCCTGCCCGACACCCGCCTCGTCACCGAGGACCGTACGCCGATGCTCCGCTGTGACGCCTGCGGTGCGTTCCGTCCCGTCTCCAAGCAGCGTCGCTCGAACCAGCAACAGCAGCAGCGCGACGCCATCGAGGAGGGCAACACGTACACGCTGGAGATCACCTCCACCGGCCGCAAGGGCGACGGCGTCGCCGAACGCGGCGAGTACACCGTCTTCGTCCCCGGCGCACAGGAGGGCGACGTCGTCGAGGCGTACATCGACAACGTCTCCGGGTCGCTCGCGTTCGCCCGCCTCGAATCGAAACACGACTGA
- a CDS encoding DUF309 domain-containing protein — translation MDRTERSLRAGLALYSAGEFHAAHDPWEHRWLELGGDEDDEVDGTVAGSGGSSDGVDSPDRRLLQGLIQTTAAVHHATTGNWRGASGLAESAQGYLGGLGSTYRGVSLDPVREFLGTVAVTPETVERDGPVAIELDGEPVDPATLEFETVVLCVEAIVEEYDLDSETVEQAVEYGRADLTDGRATSPFVSLLVDLVAGGNRPLVVQRLGDHVARREHEASGVEGLFDVD, via the coding sequence ATGGACCGGACCGAGCGGTCCCTCCGGGCCGGACTCGCGCTCTACAGCGCCGGGGAGTTCCACGCGGCGCACGACCCGTGGGAACACCGCTGGCTCGAACTCGGCGGGGACGAGGACGACGAGGTGGACGGGACCGTCGCTGGCTCAGGCGGGTCGAGCGACGGCGTCGACTCCCCGGACCGCCGACTCCTGCAGGGACTCATCCAGACGACGGCGGCGGTCCACCACGCGACGACGGGCAACTGGCGGGGGGCCAGCGGTCTCGCCGAGAGCGCACAGGGTTACCTCGGTGGCCTCGGGTCGACGTACCGCGGCGTCTCGCTCGACCCGGTCCGGGAGTTCCTCGGCACCGTCGCGGTCACGCCCGAGACGGTCGAGCGCGACGGACCCGTTGCAATCGAACTCGATGGCGAACCGGTCGACCCGGCCACGCTGGAGTTCGAGACGGTCGTCCTGTGCGTCGAGGCAATCGTCGAGGAGTACGACCTCGACAGCGAGACGGTCGAGCAGGCCGTCGAGTACGGCCGGGCGGACCTGACGGACGGTCGGGCGACGAGTCCGTTCGTCTCGCTGCTCGTGGACCTCGTCGCCGGCGGGAACCGTCCGCTGGTCGTCCAGCGACTGGGCGACCACGTCGCCCGCCGCGAACACGAGGCGTCGGGCGTCGAGGGACTGTTCGACGTCGATTGA
- a CDS encoding TIGR02391 family protein — MREDMYDAAIGHNASGAYFLFQGQYREPGYNGSRWGNRKVLHITTDDVDWFREAEEVLSRALGDESGTTFSRRISPLEGTFKESDDEDLDEETEFEEIEMTVNRDGFHIDCYSDGSIIGSAYIPRSPKNVDGEYEDNSHLEALHFNISQLIDSFEQGGDDEEVEIDTEMSLAGLDEELQSRCLPAYRSNQYSDAAKTAVQIVEERISGLEISELDGKYGKDLMMAAFTEDDGPLSLGENRNEKQGVMFMFAGGYQAIRNPLSHRQQDSDQTRHMDQIDQRMAHDVIAYSNLLLNLLESAVRRRESELEAETE; from the coding sequence GTGCGAGAGGACATGTATGACGCAGCGATTGGCCACAATGCGTCAGGCGCTTACTTCCTTTTCCAGGGCCAATATCGGGAACCTGGCTACAATGGAAGTAGATGGGGCAATCGGAAAGTTCTCCACATCACGACAGATGATGTCGACTGGTTCAGAGAGGCGGAAGAGGTACTGAGCAGAGCTCTCGGTGATGAGTCGGGAACCACATTTAGTCGTCGAATTTCACCGTTGGAGGGTACTTTCAAGGAATCTGATGACGAGGATCTTGACGAAGAGACCGAGTTTGAGGAAATTGAGATGACCGTCAACAGAGACGGGTTCCATATTGACTGTTACTCCGATGGTAGCATCATTGGTAGTGCGTACATTCCGCGTTCGCCAAAAAATGTCGATGGCGAATATGAGGATAACAGTCACTTGGAGGCACTTCATTTCAATATTTCACAGCTAATAGATTCGTTCGAGCAAGGTGGAGATGATGAAGAAGTAGAGATTGACACAGAGATGTCACTCGCAGGTCTGGACGAAGAGCTGCAATCACGCTGTCTCCCGGCATATCGGTCCAATCAATATTCGGATGCAGCAAAGACAGCGGTCCAAATCGTAGAGGAGCGCATTTCAGGACTGGAGATTTCGGAACTGGATGGTAAGTACGGAAAGGACCTGATGATGGCTGCGTTCACAGAAGACGATGGGCCACTATCTCTCGGGGAAAACCGTAATGAAAAGCAAGGAGTGATGTTCATGTTCGCAGGAGGGTATCAGGCGATTCGTAACCCATTGAGCCACAGACAGCAGGACAGCGACCAGACTCGTCACATGGACCAAATAGACCAGCGGATGGCACACGATGTTATTGCTTATTCGAATCTGCTACTGAACCTACTAGAAAGCGCAGTACGCAGGCGTGAGTCAGAATTAGAGGCAGAAACTGAATAG
- a CDS encoding dihydroneopterin aldolase family protein, whose protein sequence is MDPTDAEAACFEAGIKFGTLYHQFAGTPVSPESAPSLERAMEEAIENQPFCADCSVDVLADELDTTHDYTELTGEYMEVRMRIEYGDRVVHTEMAMEDGYPLMRVVDVSER, encoded by the coding sequence ATGGACCCCACGGACGCCGAAGCCGCCTGTTTCGAGGCGGGAATCAAGTTCGGGACCCTGTATCACCAGTTCGCGGGCACCCCCGTCAGCCCCGAGAGCGCCCCGAGTCTCGAACGGGCGATGGAGGAGGCCATCGAGAACCAGCCGTTCTGTGCGGACTGCAGCGTGGACGTCCTCGCCGACGAACTCGACACGACCCACGACTACACGGAACTCACCGGCGAGTACATGGAGGTGCGGATGCGCATCGAGTACGGGGACCGGGTCGTCCACACGGAGATGGCGATGGAGGACGGCTACCCGCTGATGCGCGTCGTCGACGTGAGCGAGCGGTAG
- a CDS encoding HAD family hydrolase, giving the protein MNRFRAVLFDMDGVLVDSEPHWQRFWTEEVFGEAERGTPTLDEVTGRNYRESLAELDAEYGFPRSVEHYARRFEDRAEDIYGTTVTQTPGIDALFDAVRSRDRGLGVVSSSPHAWISTVVDRFDLDPLDVVVSAMDLDGPGKPAPAIYEHAAAELGVEPEHCVVVEDSVHGVRAASDAGATVVRFKYDESVPTVDGVDALAEDPTDLRETVLGLLDEE; this is encoded by the coding sequence GTGAACCGATTCCGAGCGGTGCTGTTCGACATGGACGGCGTCCTCGTCGACTCCGAACCCCACTGGCAGCGGTTCTGGACCGAGGAGGTGTTCGGCGAGGCAGAGCGCGGGACGCCGACGCTCGACGAGGTGACGGGCCGCAACTACCGCGAGAGCCTCGCCGAACTCGACGCGGAGTACGGCTTCCCGCGAAGCGTCGAACACTACGCTCGCCGTTTCGAGGACCGGGCAGAGGACATCTACGGGACGACGGTGACGCAGACGCCGGGCATCGACGCGCTGTTCGACGCGGTTCGCAGTCGCGACCGGGGTCTCGGCGTCGTCTCCTCCTCGCCACACGCCTGGATATCGACCGTCGTCGACCGGTTCGACCTCGACCCGCTGGACGTCGTCGTCAGCGCGATGGACCTCGACGGACCGGGCAAGCCCGCACCCGCCATCTACGAGCACGCCGCCGCCGAACTCGGCGTCGAACCCGAGCACTGCGTCGTCGTCGAGGACTCCGTCCACGGCGTCCGGGCGGCGTCTGACGCTGGCGCGACCGTCGTCCGCTTCAAGTACGACGAGTCCGTGCCGACCGTCGACGGCGTCGACGCCCTCGCCGAGGACCCGACGGACCTCCGCGAGACGGTGCTCGGGTTGCTGGACGAGGAGTAG
- a CDS encoding MaoC family dehydratase, which produces MFATYEDVTVGATASFGEYEMTREEILTFAQQYDPQPFHTDEAAAEQSMFGGLVASGWHTAAVTMRLVVAGLLEDSGSMGAVGVDELRWPNPVRPGDVLSIEAEIVDKEPWREGVGVVPTRIVTTKADGEVAQTYVGRVLYPME; this is translated from the coding sequence ATGTTCGCGACCTACGAGGACGTCACCGTCGGCGCGACGGCGTCGTTCGGCGAGTACGAGATGACCCGCGAGGAGATACTGACGTTCGCCCAGCAGTACGACCCACAGCCGTTCCACACCGACGAGGCGGCGGCCGAGCAGTCGATGTTCGGCGGTCTCGTCGCCAGCGGGTGGCACACCGCCGCCGTCACGATGCGACTCGTGGTCGCGGGCCTGCTGGAGGACTCCGGGTCGATGGGGGCCGTCGGCGTCGACGAGTTGCGCTGGCCCAACCCCGTCCGGCCGGGCGACGTGCTCTCCATCGAGGCCGAGATCGTCGACAAGGAGCCGTGGCGAGAGGGCGTCGGCGTCGTCCCGACACGCATCGTCACGACGAAGGCCGACGGCGAGGTGGCCCAGACGTACGTCGGACGAGTGCTCTACCCGATGGAGTAG
- a CDS encoding M48 family metallopeptidase, translating into MSDRMLQVRMLVAGSVVFAFYAAFALFMNRAGFGLEWVLPGSVVFVGVQYKLGKWLALRGVDARDLHAEEHPEIHATVEQLSEEMGIAKPALKLGRMGVPNAFAVGRKGAGVVVVSDTLLELLDDDELEGVLAHELAHIRNRDVTVMLFGQSVASIVGIAVFWLVALADDSFAVTIVGWVVSSVVQTVVMVFVLAISRYREYAADEDAVASTGDPEALGRALAKIASVGSHEDAPDVDGQVGALCIFGGERGLLATLFATHPRTEKRIERLAPHLLE; encoded by the coding sequence ATGTCTGACCGGATGCTTCAGGTGCGGATGCTCGTCGCGGGCTCCGTCGTGTTCGCGTTCTACGCCGCGTTCGCGCTGTTCATGAACCGGGCGGGGTTCGGCCTCGAATGGGTCCTCCCGGGGAGCGTCGTGTTCGTCGGCGTCCAGTACAAACTCGGCAAGTGGCTCGCACTGCGCGGCGTGGACGCGCGTGACCTCCACGCCGAGGAGCACCCCGAAATCCACGCGACCGTCGAGCAGTTGAGCGAGGAGATGGGCATCGCGAAGCCCGCCCTGAAACTCGGCCGCATGGGCGTCCCGAACGCGTTCGCCGTCGGGCGGAAGGGGGCTGGCGTCGTCGTCGTGAGCGACACGCTGCTCGAACTGCTCGACGACGACGAACTGGAGGGCGTACTGGCCCACGAACTCGCGCACATCAGGAACCGCGACGTGACGGTGATGCTGTTCGGGCAGAGCGTCGCGTCCATCGTCGGCATCGCCGTGTTCTGGCTCGTCGCGCTCGCCGACGACAGCTTCGCCGTGACCATCGTCGGCTGGGTCGTCAGCTCCGTCGTCCAGACGGTCGTCATGGTGTTCGTCCTCGCTATCTCACGCTACCGCGAGTACGCCGCCGACGAGGACGCAGTGGCCTCCACGGGCGACCCCGAGGCGCTGGGCCGTGCGCTGGCGAAGATTGCGTCGGTGGGCAGCCACGAGGATGCCCCGGACGTGGACGGCCAGGTCGGCGCGCTCTGCATCTTCGGCGGCGAGCGCGGCCTGCTGGCGACGCTGTTCGCCACCCACCCGCGGACCGAGAAGCGCATCGAGCGCCTCGCGCCGCACCTGCTGGAGTAA
- a CDS encoding DUF5790 family protein, producing MSQSTLDDDELFGEAASEIRADVEEHLDAARAELPDPESIWEVEAENTLGVLNALRGTLDVGDAEDHLRDARKWYTMGQRADAFDDADDLEEELEALTEAMEDIVEAREKVGELASTVPQLRSLLDDLHADAEAEGAGDDTDDVEEAEADGGEDEEEEEDEE from the coding sequence ATGAGCCAATCGACCCTCGACGACGACGAACTGTTCGGCGAGGCGGCCAGCGAGATTCGCGCCGACGTGGAGGAGCACCTCGACGCCGCACGCGCCGAACTCCCCGACCCCGAGTCCATCTGGGAGGTCGAGGCGGAGAACACGCTCGGCGTGCTCAACGCGCTCCGCGGGACGCTCGACGTCGGTGACGCCGAGGACCACCTCCGGGACGCCCGCAAGTGGTACACGATGGGCCAGCGCGCCGACGCGTTCGACGACGCCGACGACCTGGAGGAGGAGCTGGAGGCGCTCACCGAGGCGATGGAGGACATCGTCGAGGCCCGCGAGAAGGTCGGCGAACTCGCCAGCACGGTCCCACAGCTCCGGAGTCTGCTCGACGACCTGCACGCCGACGCGGAGGCGGAGGGCGCGGGCGACGACACGGACGATGTCGAGGAAGCGGAGGCCGATGGCGGGGAAGACGAGGAAGAAGAGGAAGACGAGGAGTAA
- the azf gene encoding NAD-dependent glucose-6-phosphate dehydrogenase Azf — MARVLLTGAAGRVGTAILGGLDDAHDWRLLDRDPPTGELTEYEYFVADITDESALLAAMEGIDVVVHLAGDPRPEAPWDSVLANNIDGTHAVFEAAVESGVEKVAFASSNHAVGAYELERTPQIYRTVSDYRLDGSELPRPKNLYGVSKAAGETLGRYYHDMYDLSVVCVRIGNLTKDHPPIDYERGQAMWLSYRDCAHLFDRCIRADYDYEVVYGISDNDRKYYSLQPARDVLGYDPQDNSADHD; from the coding sequence ATGGCGCGGGTCCTACTCACGGGGGCGGCCGGGCGCGTCGGCACCGCCATACTCGGCGGTCTCGACGACGCTCACGACTGGCGACTACTCGACCGTGACCCACCGACGGGTGAACTCACGGAGTACGAGTACTTCGTCGCGGACATTACCGACGAGTCCGCCCTCCTCGCCGCGATGGAGGGCATCGACGTCGTCGTCCACCTCGCCGGCGACCCCCGTCCCGAAGCCCCCTGGGACTCCGTGCTCGCCAACAACATCGACGGGACCCACGCCGTCTTCGAGGCGGCCGTCGAGAGCGGCGTCGAGAAGGTCGCCTTCGCCTCCTCGAACCACGCCGTCGGAGCGTACGAACTCGAACGGACGCCCCAGATATATCGGACCGTGAGCGACTACCGCCTCGACGGCAGCGAACTCCCTCGCCCGAAGAACCTCTACGGCGTCTCGAAGGCCGCCGGGGAGACGCTCGGCCGGTACTACCACGACATGTACGACCTCTCGGTCGTCTGCGTCCGCATCGGGAACCTGACGAAGGACCACCCGCCAATCGACTACGAGCGCGGACAGGCGATGTGGCTCTCCTACCGCGACTGCGCGCACCTGTTCGACCGCTGCATCCGCGCCGACTACGACTACGAGGTCGTCTACGGCATCTCCGACAACGACCGGAAGTACTACTCCCTCCAGCCAGCGCGCGACGTGCTGGGCTACGACCCCCAGGACAACTCCGCCGACCACGACTAG